A single Brachionichthys hirsutus isolate HB-005 chromosome 17, CSIRO-AGI_Bhir_v1, whole genome shotgun sequence DNA region contains:
- the ccdc86 gene encoding coiled-coil domain-containing protein 86 codes for MSKRQRSASQVRPEAGHGEEEVPEPAPEPRRTRSGRQVRPPAALRDSGAPVRTPVRTPVRRTRRSVLQEIPAVEEENQEVAEILSGEKPDRSAEPEPCGVTESAGAQGVHGDGGVDIGSTAEVEVTAPSGAETVPKKPRPEPSVKQNPGIPLGKPKSGRVWKNRNKQRFSALVRDKPLCSSWEKKMASKREKELVKRFSLQLKEGKAKQREEKRNRREENLKRRAENERRSEIVQVIRNTAKIKRMKKKQLRKVEKRDTLALLQKSQKQNAKVKGHKSKVPQEMTVNAVG; via the exons ATGTCGAAAAGACAAAGAAGCGCGTCACAGGTGAGGCCCGAAGCGGGtcacggagaggaggaggtcccGGAACCAGCGCCGGAGCCCAGACGGACCCGGAGCGGTCGCCAGGTGCGCCCTCCTGCCGCTCTGCGGGACTCGGGAGCCCCGGTAAGGACCCCGGTAAGGACCCCGGTGAGGAGAACAAGGAGGTCTGTCCTCCAGGAGATACCGGCGGTGGAGGAAGAAAACCAGGAGGTGGCAGAGATTCTGTCCGGGGAGAAACCGGATAGGTCTGCCGAACCGGAGCCGTGTGGCGTCACGGAGTCAGCCGGTGCGCAGGGAGTCCACGGTGACGGCGGCGTGGACATTGGTTCTACGGCGGAAGTAGAAGTCACGGCTCCCTCCGGTGCAGAGACCGTCCCAAAGAAGCCTCGGCCGGAACCGAGTGTGAAGCAGAATCCCGGGATTCCTTTAGGGAAACCCAAATCAGGGAGAGTGTGGAAGAACCGCAACAAGCAGAG GTTCTCCGCGCTGGTGAGAGACAAACCGTTGTGCTCATCGTGGGAGAAGAAGATGGCGAGCAAGCGGGAGAAGGAGCTGGTGAAACGCTTTTCATTGCAACTCAAAGAAGGGAAAGCCAAACAGAGAGAG GAAAAGAGGAATAGGAGAGAAGAAAACTTGAAGCGGCGTGCCGAAAACGAACGAAGATCCGAGATTGTGCAAGTG ATCAGGAACACGGCAAAGAtcaagaggatgaagaagaagcaaCTCAGGAAAGTGGAGAAGCGAGACACGCTGGCTCTGCTGCAGAAGTCCCAGAAGCAGAACGCAAAAGTCAAAGGGCACAAAAGTAAAGTTCCCCAAGAGATGACAGTAAATGCTGTCggataa